Proteins from a single region of Streptomyces griseiscabiei:
- a CDS encoding alpha/beta fold hydrolase encodes MTNPTVVLVHGAMHTPWIFDPLRERLTALGVASRAVRLPSSDPDSAAAQGLTEDVAAVRAAVEAVEGPVVLAAHSYGGVPATWAAAATDRVVGLVLIAAFALDPGTSMTEWMGGDFPPTWTRSPDGLAVRVGDPAESVFSGVDPALTAEAVARLNWQGTRAFTEKLGAAPTDVPVTYVVATEDRALPPSVQEQWAARAAHRVRVPSGHSPHLSHPGRVAAVLAEAVARGAAGG; translated from the coding sequence TTGACGAACCCCACCGTCGTGCTGGTGCACGGCGCGATGCACACCCCGTGGATCTTCGACCCGCTGCGCGAACGGCTCACCGCGCTCGGCGTCGCCTCCCGGGCCGTGCGACTGCCCAGCAGCGACCCCGACAGCGCCGCCGCCCAGGGGCTGACCGAGGACGTGGCGGCCGTCCGTGCCGCCGTCGAGGCCGTCGAAGGGCCCGTTGTGCTCGCCGCCCACTCCTACGGCGGTGTCCCCGCCACGTGGGCCGCCGCCGCGACGGACCGGGTCGTCGGGCTCGTCCTCATCGCCGCGTTCGCCCTGGACCCCGGCACTTCGATGACGGAATGGATGGGCGGCGACTTCCCGCCCACCTGGACCCGTTCGCCGGACGGGCTCGCCGTCAGAGTGGGGGACCCGGCGGAGTCCGTCTTCAGCGGCGTCGATCCCGCTCTGACCGCCGAGGCCGTCGCGCGCCTCAACTGGCAGGGCACGCGCGCCTTCACCGAGAAGCTGGGCGCCGCGCCGACGGACGTCCCCGTGACGTACGTCGTCGCCACCGAGGACCGGGCGCTGCCGCCCTCGGTCCAGGAACAGTGGGCGGCGCGGGCCGCGCACCGTGTGCGGGTCCCCTCCGGGCACTCCCCGCACCTCTCCCACCCCGGCCGGGTGGCGGCCGTCCTCGCGGAAGCGGTCGCCCGGGGCGCCGCAGGCGGCTGA
- a CDS encoding AraC family transcriptional regulator, with translation MVERGHLEISVTPVDLPGGASSRAPAGGLPGDPAHGGAIPRLDFDPPRERVPGFEIIDLATLHRRRRRPGGRPDAVHRVGFHTLTLITRGSGEHTVDFVTHPCRPGTLLWIRPGQVQRFTDPGTTDGTHLLFTPSFPPRPGGAGRLMNDWYGTVCRQLGAGPEYTALSTLLGQLRAEYDRPEGTVSPEILQLLLATVLLRIDRLPHSDDGAAPGAGGEVYARFRAELERSYAGTRRAADYAHRLGYTVKTLTRACTAATGQPVKHVIDGRVALEARRLLAHTDEPVATIARRLGFPEPTNFGKFFTRQVGTTPGAFRDSRHVAGETAGSHRTAGSRRE, from the coding sequence ATGGTGGAACGAGGACATCTGGAGATCTCGGTGACCCCTGTGGACCTTCCCGGCGGCGCCTCCTCGCGCGCCCCGGCGGGCGGCCTCCCGGGAGACCCCGCACACGGCGGCGCGATCCCCCGGCTCGACTTCGACCCGCCGCGGGAACGGGTCCCCGGCTTCGAGATCATCGACCTGGCGACCCTGCACCGACGACGCCGGCGCCCCGGCGGCCGGCCCGACGCCGTCCACCGGGTGGGCTTCCACACCCTGACTCTGATCACCCGGGGCAGCGGGGAGCACACGGTCGACTTCGTGACCCATCCCTGCCGTCCGGGCACCCTGTTGTGGATCCGCCCCGGCCAGGTGCAGCGCTTCACCGATCCCGGCACCACCGACGGCACCCACCTGCTCTTCACCCCGTCCTTCCCTCCCCGCCCCGGCGGCGCCGGCCGGCTGATGAACGACTGGTACGGCACCGTCTGCAGGCAACTGGGCGCCGGGCCCGAGTACACCGCCCTGTCCACCCTCCTGGGGCAGCTGCGTGCCGAGTACGACCGGCCGGAGGGGACCGTGTCGCCGGAGATCCTCCAACTCCTGCTGGCCACCGTGCTGTTGCGGATCGACCGGCTGCCCCACTCCGACGACGGCGCCGCCCCGGGCGCCGGCGGCGAGGTCTACGCCCGCTTCCGCGCCGAGCTGGAGCGCTCCTACGCCGGCACCCGCCGAGCCGCCGACTACGCCCATCGCCTCGGCTACACCGTCAAGACCCTCACCCGCGCCTGCACGGCCGCCACCGGGCAGCCCGTGAAACACGTCATCGACGGCCGTGTCGCCCTGGAGGCGCGGCGGCTGCTCGCCCACACCGACGAGCCGGTGGCGACCATCGCCCGCCGTCTCGGTTTCCCCGAACCGACGAACTTCGGCAAGTTCTTCACCCGGCAGGTCGGCACCACACCAGGGGCGTTCCGCGACTCCCGGCACGTCGCGGGGGAGACGGCCGGGTCGCACCGGACGGCCGGGTCCCGGCGGGAGTGA
- a CDS encoding MarR family winged helix-turn-helix transcriptional regulator, with protein MEAERRPTVPDAIGAMDGLIATMIVGQQEFARRLGLSVTDLVCFAYVLGAGDEPVGAGDLAERAHVTTGAVTGVLNRLERGGFVTRQPDPADGRRVRVVAVPDAAERVVAVYGPFYTRLAELFGRYSADELALLVDWFTRAGEAAREYLDESR; from the coding sequence ATGGAGGCCGAACGCCGCCCCACCGTTCCGGACGCGATCGGTGCGATGGACGGCCTGATCGCGACGATGATCGTCGGGCAGCAGGAGTTCGCCCGGAGGCTCGGGCTGAGCGTCACGGACCTCGTCTGTTTCGCGTACGTCCTGGGTGCCGGGGACGAACCGGTCGGCGCCGGTGATCTCGCCGAACGGGCTCATGTCACCACGGGCGCGGTGACGGGCGTCCTCAACCGCCTGGAGCGCGGGGGTTTCGTGACCCGGCAGCCGGACCCGGCCGACGGGCGCCGGGTCCGGGTGGTCGCCGTCCCGGACGCCGCCGAGCGCGTGGTGGCCGTCTACGGCCCGTTCTACACCCGGCTCGCCGAGCTGTTCGGCCGGTACTCGGCGGACGAACTGGCGCTGCTGGTCGACTGGTTCACACGTGCGGGCGAGGCGGCGCGGGAGTATCTGGACGAGTCCCGTTAG
- a CDS encoding multidrug effflux MFS transporter: MPGTSRTGAAPEGAAHPPARDDRPRGLPLVLVLGLLTALGPLTVDLYLPALPQVGADLGASRAVTQLTLTAFMLGIALGQLVVGPLSDTLGRRRPLLTGLTVYVAASAACALAPDAGVLVGLRLVQGLAGAAGIVIARAVVRDLYDGLGAARLLSSLMLVSGTAPILAPVLGAQLLRLTSWRGVFATLTLLGLAVLAATALSSAETLPVARRRPGGLTDTLRTMRALLGDGPFTGYLLTGALGFAALFAYIAGSSFALQQVYGASPQTYSLLFALNSLGMAVTGQLTGRLLLGRLPSHRVLAVGLTVLGGSGAALVLLVAVAHADLPWIAAALFLTACPVGMILPTTTALCLHRAPHAAGSASALLGATQFLMGSLAPVPTGLGGRSTALPMAASVLGLALAAAIAFLTLCRPWHPAPDPLAS; this comes from the coding sequence ATGCCCGGAACATCCCGGACCGGCGCCGCCCCCGAAGGCGCGGCCCACCCACCAGCGCGGGACGACCGCCCCCGCGGACTGCCGCTCGTCCTGGTCCTGGGCCTGCTGACCGCGCTGGGCCCACTCACCGTCGACCTGTATCTGCCGGCCCTCCCCCAGGTCGGCGCGGATCTGGGCGCCTCACGGGCCGTCACCCAGCTCACCCTGACGGCCTTCATGCTCGGCATCGCCCTCGGGCAGCTGGTCGTGGGCCCGCTCAGCGACACCCTCGGCCGGCGCCGGCCCCTGCTGACCGGCCTGACGGTCTACGTGGCAGCGAGCGCCGCGTGCGCGCTCGCCCCGGATGCGGGCGTCCTCGTCGGCCTGCGGCTGGTGCAGGGGCTGGCGGGCGCCGCGGGCATCGTCATCGCCCGCGCCGTCGTCCGCGACCTGTACGACGGTCTCGGCGCCGCCCGGCTGCTGTCCTCCCTGATGCTGGTCTCCGGCACGGCACCGATCCTGGCCCCCGTACTCGGCGCCCAGTTGCTGCGGCTGACCTCCTGGCGCGGGGTGTTCGCCACCCTCACGTTGCTGGGCCTGGCCGTACTCGCCGCCACCGCCCTGTCGTCGGCCGAGACCCTGCCGGTCGCGCGGCGGCGCCCCGGCGGCCTGACCGACACCCTGCGCACCATGCGCGCGCTGCTCGGGGACGGGCCCTTCACCGGGTACCTGCTCACCGGCGCCCTCGGCTTCGCCGCGCTGTTCGCCTACATCGCGGGCTCGTCGTTCGCCCTGCAACAGGTCTACGGGGCCTCTCCGCAGACCTACAGCCTGCTCTTCGCCCTCAACTCGCTCGGCATGGCCGTCACCGGACAGCTCACCGGCAGACTGCTGCTGGGCCGCCTCCCCTCGCACCGCGTCCTCGCAGTGGGCCTGACCGTCCTGGGCGGCTCGGGTGCCGCGCTGGTCCTCCTGGTCGCCGTCGCGCACGCGGACCTGCCGTGGATCGCCGCCGCGCTCTTCCTCACCGCCTGCCCGGTCGGCATGATCCTGCCCACCACCACGGCCCTGTGCCTGCACCGCGCCCCGCACGCCGCGGGCAGCGCCTCCGCGCTGCTCGGCGCCACCCAGTTCCTCATGGGCTCCCTCGCCCCCGTACCGACCGGCCTCGGCGGACGGTCCACGGCGCTCCCCATGGCCGCGTCGGTCCTCGGCCTCGCCCTGGCGGCGGCCATCGCCTTCCTCACCCTCTGCCGCCCCTGGCACCCCGCCCCGGACCCGCTGGCGAGCTGA
- a CDS encoding LacI family DNA-binding transcriptional regulator yields MAQATGPSRSQPATLGDVARLAGVSIATASKALNGRSQVRAETRQRVVEAAERLSFRPNQVARGLLAGRTGTVGLITSDLEGRFGIPILMGAEDAFGAGEVAVFLCDARGDAIREQHHLRALLGRRVDGLIVVGSRTDPRPSLGRELPVPVVYAYAPSDDPEDFSVVPDSIGAGRIAVDHLLACGRTRIAHITGDPGYLAAQDRAQGARAALADAGLSLIGEPRFGAWSEGWGRAATAMLLDRHPDIDAVLCGSDQIARGVMEVLRERGHRVPDDIAVMGFDNWQIMTTGSRPPLTSVDMNLEQVGRVAAHALFTAISGTAHTGVETLPCKVVIRGSTAPLS; encoded by the coding sequence ATGGCACAGGCCACCGGCCCCTCTCGTTCGCAGCCCGCCACGCTCGGCGACGTCGCCCGGCTGGCGGGCGTCTCGATCGCCACGGCGTCCAAGGCGCTCAACGGCCGCAGCCAGGTCCGCGCGGAGACCAGGCAGCGGGTCGTCGAGGCCGCCGAGCGGCTGTCGTTCCGCCCGAACCAGGTCGCGCGCGGGCTGCTCGCCGGGCGCACCGGCACGGTCGGGCTGATCACCAGCGACCTGGAGGGCAGATTCGGCATACCGATCCTGATGGGCGCCGAGGACGCCTTCGGCGCGGGCGAGGTCGCGGTCTTCCTGTGCGACGCGCGCGGCGACGCGATCCGTGAACAGCACCATCTGCGGGCCCTGTTGGGCCGCCGCGTCGACGGTCTCATCGTGGTCGGCAGCCGCACCGACCCCCGCCCCTCCCTGGGCCGCGAACTACCGGTCCCGGTGGTCTACGCCTACGCACCCTCCGACGACCCGGAGGACTTCTCCGTGGTCCCGGACAGCATCGGCGCCGGGCGCATCGCGGTGGACCATCTCCTCGCCTGCGGCCGCACCCGGATCGCCCACATCACCGGCGACCCCGGCTATCTCGCCGCGCAGGACCGGGCCCAGGGGGCGCGGGCCGCGCTCGCCGACGCCGGGCTCTCCCTGATCGGCGAACCCCGGTTCGGGGCCTGGTCGGAGGGGTGGGGGCGGGCCGCCACCGCGATGCTCCTCGACCGCCATCCCGACATCGACGCCGTCCTGTGCGGCAGCGACCAGATCGCCCGCGGCGTGATGGAGGTTCTCCGCGAACGCGGCCACCGCGTCCCCGACGACATCGCCGTCATGGGCTTCGACAACTGGCAGATCATGACCACCGGCTCCCGCCCACCCCTGACCAGCGTCGACATGAACCTCGAACAGGTCGGCCGCGTCGCCGCCCACGCCCTCTTCACCGCCATCTCCGGCACGGCCCACACCGGGGTGGAGACCCTCCCCTGCAAGGTGGTGATCCGGGGGTCGACGGCACCGTTGTCGTGA
- a CDS encoding ABC transporter substrate-binding protein: protein MGSTVGPHGRAGRLATGAVALLAAASLVTACGSGDGGSDGGGGGGAANATGADDGATLTMWTRAATRPQSEALVKAYNASHKNKVELTVVPTDDYQAKVGAAAGSKDLPDLFASDVVFVPNYTSSGLFADLTERVDALPFAGKLAQSHIKAGTYEDKKYVVPHTLDLSVLFYNKDLYRKAKLDPEKPPTTLAEWDQQARAVDALGKGVDGTFFGGNCGGCGVFTWWPSIWAGGEEVLDEDGTEALLASATAKKVYDTYRGWVDDDIVAPGAKDETGTTWTGVFPKGKVGVMPMPSTTLGLMPKDLDLGVAPIPGPDGGRSTFVGGDAIGISATSEQADQAWNFLAWTLGDKAQVDVVAAHKDVVARTDLASNKYSDADPRLVTINELVADGRTPYALKFGQTFNDPNGPWLTLMRDAVFGDGTSVDKDNDAVSKSLAD, encoded by the coding sequence ATGGGGAGCACGGTCGGACCACATGGCCGCGCGGGCCGCCTCGCCACCGGGGCCGTCGCACTGCTCGCCGCCGCGAGCCTCGTCACCGCCTGCGGTTCGGGCGACGGCGGTTCGGACGGCGGCGGAGGCGGCGGCGCGGCGAACGCCACCGGCGCCGACGACGGCGCCACGCTCACGATGTGGACCCGCGCCGCGACCCGGCCGCAGAGCGAGGCCCTGGTCAAGGCGTACAACGCGAGCCACAAGAACAAGGTCGAGCTGACCGTCGTCCCCACCGACGACTACCAGGCCAAGGTCGGCGCCGCCGCCGGCTCCAAGGACCTGCCCGACCTGTTCGCCTCCGACGTGGTCTTCGTCCCCAACTACACCTCCAGCGGCCTCTTCGCCGACCTCACCGAACGCGTCGACGCCCTGCCCTTCGCCGGGAAACTGGCCCAGTCGCACATCAAGGCCGGTACGTACGAGGACAAGAAGTACGTGGTGCCGCACACCCTCGACCTGTCGGTGCTCTTCTACAACAAGGACCTGTACCGGAAGGCGAAGCTCGACCCCGAGAAGCCGCCCACGACCCTCGCCGAATGGGACCAGCAGGCCCGCGCGGTGGACGCGCTCGGCAAGGGCGTCGACGGCACCTTCTTCGGCGGCAACTGCGGCGGCTGCGGTGTCTTCACCTGGTGGCCGTCCATCTGGGCCGGCGGCGAGGAGGTCCTCGACGAGGACGGCACCGAGGCGCTGCTCGCCTCCGCCACCGCCAAGAAGGTGTACGACACCTACCGGGGCTGGGTCGACGACGACATCGTGGCGCCCGGCGCGAAGGACGAGACGGGCACGACGTGGACCGGGGTGTTCCCCAAGGGCAAGGTCGGGGTGATGCCGATGCCGTCGACCACGCTCGGACTGATGCCCAAGGATCTCGACCTCGGTGTCGCCCCCATCCCCGGCCCCGACGGCGGCAGGTCCACCTTCGTCGGAGGCGACGCCATCGGTATCTCCGCGACCAGCGAGCAGGCCGACCAGGCCTGGAACTTCCTCGCCTGGACCCTCGGCGACAAGGCCCAGGTCGACGTCGTCGCCGCGCACAAGGACGTCGTGGCCCGCACCGACCTGGCGTCCAACAAGTACTCCGACGCCGACCCCCGGCTCGTCACCATCAACGAACTCGTCGCCGACGGACGGACCCCGTACGCGCTGAAGTTCGGCCAGACCTTCAACGACCCCAACGGGCCCTGGCTGACCCTGATGCGCGACGCGGTCTTCGGCGACGGGACGTCCGTCGACAAGGACAACGACGCCGTCAGCAAGTCCCTCGCCGACTGA
- a CDS encoding carbohydrate ABC transporter permease — protein MLSRALGRTPYHVVAGGLAVIFLFPLLWNTWASVSPQPGTAQEAGYGLGNYRTLLEYDAGLWQYLLNSTVVSALTVALTLGVSLLGGYAFARFDFPGKNLLFLLTLAILMVPYATLLIPLYVLLGRLQLQNSLIGLSLVLAMFQLPFATFMMRISFEAVPRELEESALVDGCGTAGALRRVLLPAVRPGLITVGLFAFLAAWNDFIAPLILVSDSEKAPLPLAVANLRQQSMGAVDYGATEAGVVVLAVPCLLLFLLLQRHYVRGFMSGALKG, from the coding sequence GTGCTGTCCCGCGCCCTCGGCCGTACGCCGTACCACGTCGTCGCCGGAGGACTGGCCGTCATCTTCCTCTTCCCGCTGCTGTGGAACACCTGGGCCTCGGTCAGCCCACAGCCCGGCACCGCGCAGGAAGCGGGGTACGGGCTCGGCAACTACCGGACGCTGCTGGAGTACGACGCGGGCCTGTGGCAGTACCTGCTCAACAGCACGGTCGTCTCCGCACTGACCGTCGCCCTCACCCTCGGGGTGTCCCTGCTCGGCGGCTACGCCTTCGCCCGCTTCGACTTCCCCGGCAAGAACCTGCTGTTCCTGCTGACCCTGGCCATCCTGATGGTCCCGTACGCCACCCTGCTCATCCCGCTCTACGTGCTGCTCGGCAGACTGCAGCTGCAGAACTCGCTGATCGGGCTGAGCCTGGTGCTGGCCATGTTCCAGCTGCCGTTCGCCACCTTCATGATGCGGATCTCCTTCGAGGCGGTGCCGCGTGAGCTGGAGGAGTCGGCGCTCGTCGACGGCTGCGGCACGGCGGGCGCGCTGCGCCGGGTGCTCCTCCCGGCGGTACGGCCGGGACTGATCACCGTGGGGCTGTTCGCGTTCCTCGCCGCCTGGAACGACTTCATCGCCCCGCTGATCCTCGTCTCCGACAGCGAGAAGGCGCCGCTGCCGCTGGCCGTCGCCAACCTGCGGCAGCAGAGCATGGGCGCCGTCGACTACGGCGCGACCGAGGCGGGCGTGGTGGTCCTCGCCGTGCCCTGTCTGCTCCTCTTCCTGCTTCTGCAACGGCACTACGTCCGGGGCTTCATGTCCGGCGCGCTCAAGGGCTGA
- a CDS encoding MBL fold metallo-hydrolase, translated as MNGTVTVLDKGAVRIHSYMSPADTFHTTTQLIETAARIVAVDAQLLPAYADEVAAYARGLGKPLDRLIVTHAHPDHYNGAARFGVPVHALAEVREQILARGDSVLPTGPVIPVTDFTPDVVLVPGTEVIDGVPFVFEAVSGGEAADELLVRLPEQGVLVAQDLVYHDVHLYLGNNDIDGWQRAVDALAAEPGYDTILAGHGLPAGPEIYDGVRRYLTDARELLGDDGEAYKKAIVDRYPAHVGPFLIDIANRSLFGAEH; from the coding sequence ATGAACGGCACGGTCACGGTCCTCGACAAGGGCGCGGTCCGCATCCACAGCTACATGTCTCCGGCGGACACCTTCCACACCACCACCCAGCTGATCGAGACCGCGGCACGGATCGTCGCGGTCGACGCCCAGCTGCTGCCGGCCTACGCGGACGAGGTGGCCGCCTACGCCCGGGGGCTCGGCAAGCCGCTGGACCGGCTGATCGTCACACACGCCCACCCGGACCACTACAACGGCGCCGCCCGCTTCGGCGTCCCCGTGCACGCCCTCGCCGAGGTCCGCGAGCAGATCCTCGCGCGCGGGGACAGCGTGCTGCCCACCGGCCCGGTCATCCCGGTCACCGACTTCACCCCGGACGTGGTCCTCGTCCCGGGCACCGAGGTCATCGACGGTGTCCCGTTCGTCTTCGAGGCCGTCTCCGGCGGCGAGGCCGCCGACGAACTCCTCGTGAGGCTGCCCGAGCAGGGCGTCCTGGTGGCCCAGGACCTCGTGTACCACGACGTCCACCTCTACCTGGGCAACAACGACATCGACGGCTGGCAGCGGGCCGTCGACGCGCTCGCCGCCGAGCCGGGGTACGACACGATCCTCGCCGGCCACGGCCTGCCCGCCGGTCCGGAGATCTACGACGGGGTACGCCGCTACCTCACGGACGCGCGGGAGCTGCTCGGCGACGACGGCGAGGCCTACAAGAAGGCCATCGTGGACCGCTACCCCGCGCACGTCGGCCCGTTCCTCATCGACATCGCCAACCGCTCCCTGTTCGGCGCCGAACACTGA
- a CDS encoding carbohydrate ABC transporter permease, translating into MQVKVAESAPAAHPARPERRGRAGRPPRAAAPRWRSRKVQGLAYAAPTAVFVLVFFVLPLLLVGQMSLSDWPLLTGDRGVNAPENYTDITDAPLFWPAVRFTLLYTGVVTVVLLGLALLLALLVQESRPGAGFYRTVYFLPGALGLASASLLFWGLYSPTTGPLGDLLRALGLADDEVSFLGTPTTALLSTVFLIVWKFAGFYMLILLVGLQRIPHEVYEAARMDGASRAQIFRSITLPLLRPSLALTLLLCVTGSLLAFDQFFILTKGGPDNSTVTVVQLIYREAFQRLDLGTAAALSIIVLAVLLLLNALQFRGLRRADEQ; encoded by the coding sequence ATGCAGGTGAAGGTGGCGGAGTCCGCGCCGGCCGCGCACCCGGCCCGGCCGGAGCGCCGGGGCCGGGCCGGCCGCCCGCCGCGCGCGGCGGCGCCCCGGTGGCGGTCCCGCAAGGTCCAGGGGCTCGCCTACGCGGCCCCGACCGCCGTGTTCGTCCTCGTCTTCTTCGTCCTGCCCCTCCTCCTCGTCGGACAGATGTCGCTCAGCGACTGGCCGCTGCTCACCGGGGACCGGGGCGTCAACGCCCCCGAGAACTACACCGACATCACCGACGCCCCGCTGTTCTGGCCCGCAGTCCGCTTCACCCTCCTCTACACCGGGGTCGTCACCGTCGTCCTGCTCGGCCTGGCGCTGCTGCTCGCCCTGCTGGTCCAGGAGTCACGGCCGGGCGCCGGCTTCTACCGCACGGTCTACTTCCTGCCCGGCGCCCTCGGTCTGGCCTCCGCCTCCCTGCTCTTCTGGGGCCTGTACAGCCCGACCACCGGCCCGCTCGGCGACCTCCTGCGAGCACTCGGTCTCGCCGACGACGAGGTGTCCTTCCTCGGTACGCCGACCACCGCGCTGCTGTCCACGGTGTTCCTGATCGTCTGGAAGTTCGCCGGGTTCTACATGCTGATCCTGCTGGTGGGCCTGCAGCGAATCCCGCACGAGGTGTACGAGGCGGCGCGGATGGACGGCGCGAGCCGCGCCCAGATCTTCCGCTCGATCACGCTGCCCCTGCTGCGCCCGTCCCTCGCGCTCACCCTGCTCCTGTGCGTGACCGGATCGCTGCTCGCCTTCGACCAGTTCTTCATCCTCACCAAGGGCGGCCCCGACAACAGCACCGTCACCGTCGTGCAGTTGATCTACCGCGAGGCCTTCCAGCGGCTGGACCTCGGCACCGCCGCCGCCCTGTCGATCATCGTGCTGGCCGTGCTGCTCCTGCTCAACGCCCTGCAGTTCCGCGGTCTGCGCCGCGCCGACGAGCAATGA
- a CDS encoding glycoside hydrolase family 127 protein encodes MTSSVLPVAPTRGRLRPLGLDEVRITGGFWARRRHTNTTATLGHCRDWMDRVGWTGNFRAAVEGRIEQDRRGREFADSEIYKLLEAMSWGAANGDGTALDADVTALTDLVAPAQDPDGYLSTAFGRPGQPARYSDLEEGHELYCQGHLIQAGVAQARARGGGELAKIAERAADQVCATFGPGGVESFCGHPQIESALVELARLTGRQRYLEQAALFVERRGHGTLTEGEFGAAYFQDDIPVRRATVLRGHAVRALYLAAGAVDVAVETGDEELLAAVVRQWEATVARRTHLTGGMGSHHRDESFGADFVLPPDRAYSETCAGVASVMLAWRLLLATGEPRFADLVERTLFNVVATSPAEDGRSFFYANTLHRRHRGSTPRADADSPRADSGMRAPWFAVSCCPTNVARTLAQLPAYLATADDEGVQLHQYADADIATTLTGGRGVALRIRTDYPSDGTVTVRIVRSPAAPWTLSLRVPAWAAGAPARLTDPEGTHRPAAPGTASLTRVFRPGDEIRLELPVAPRWIHADPRIDAVRGTVAVQRGPLVYCAESVDLPAGHEVDAVRVDTSVEPADGPGGAEGTGGTVVVAGEIAARAERDEAAWPYEPLKRPAEPAEPAEIVLVPYHSWAERGPSTMRVWLPTGEAR; translated from the coding sequence GTGACGTCATCCGTCCTGCCCGTGGCGCCGACCCGTGGCCGGCTCAGGCCGCTCGGCCTCGACGAGGTCAGGATCACCGGGGGTTTCTGGGCCCGGCGACGGCACACCAACACGACCGCCACGCTCGGCCACTGCCGTGACTGGATGGACCGGGTCGGCTGGACCGGGAACTTCCGGGCCGCCGTCGAGGGCAGGATCGAACAGGACCGGCGGGGAAGGGAGTTCGCCGACTCCGAGATCTACAAGCTGCTCGAAGCCATGTCCTGGGGGGCCGCGAACGGCGACGGCACCGCGCTGGACGCCGATGTCACCGCCCTCACCGACCTCGTCGCCCCCGCCCAGGACCCGGACGGCTATCTGAGCACCGCCTTCGGCCGACCGGGGCAGCCGGCCCGCTACAGCGACCTCGAAGAGGGCCACGAACTGTACTGCCAGGGCCATCTGATCCAGGCCGGGGTGGCCCAGGCCCGTGCCCGGGGCGGGGGCGAACTCGCGAAGATCGCCGAGCGGGCCGCCGACCAAGTCTGCGCCACCTTCGGCCCCGGCGGCGTCGAGTCCTTCTGCGGCCATCCCCAGATCGAGTCCGCCCTCGTGGAACTGGCCCGGCTCACCGGCCGGCAGCGCTACCTGGAACAGGCCGCCCTGTTCGTCGAGCGACGCGGCCACGGCACCCTCACCGAGGGCGAGTTCGGCGCCGCCTACTTCCAGGACGACATCCCGGTCCGCCGGGCCACCGTCCTGCGCGGCCACGCCGTCCGCGCCCTCTATCTCGCCGCCGGGGCGGTCGACGTGGCCGTGGAGACCGGCGACGAGGAACTGCTCGCCGCCGTCGTACGGCAGTGGGAGGCCACCGTCGCCCGCCGCACCCACCTCACCGGCGGCATGGGCTCGCACCACCGCGACGAGTCCTTCGGCGCCGACTTCGTCCTGCCCCCCGACCGCGCCTACTCGGAGACCTGCGCCGGGGTCGCCTCCGTGATGCTCGCCTGGCGGCTGCTGCTGGCCACCGGCGAACCCCGCTTCGCCGACCTCGTCGAACGGACCCTGTTCAACGTGGTCGCCACCTCCCCGGCCGAGGACGGCCGGTCCTTCTTCTACGCCAACACCCTGCACCGGCGGCACCGGGGCAGCACGCCGCGCGCGGACGCCGACAGCCCGCGCGCGGACTCGGGGATGCGCGCCCCCTGGTTCGCGGTGTCCTGCTGCCCGACCAATGTGGCCCGCACCCTGGCCCAGCTCCCGGCCTACCTCGCGACGGCGGACGACGAGGGCGTACAGCTCCACCAGTACGCCGACGCCGACATCGCCACCACCCTCACCGGCGGCCGGGGCGTCGCCCTGCGGATCCGCACCGACTACCCGTCCGACGGGACCGTGACCGTCCGGATCGTCCGCTCCCCGGCCGCCCCCTGGACCCTGTCGCTGCGCGTGCCCGCCTGGGCGGCGGGTGCTCCCGCCCGGCTGACCGACCCCGAGGGCACCCACCGCCCGGCCGCCCCGGGCACGGCGTCCCTCACCCGGGTCTTCCGGCCCGGCGACGAGATACGCCTCGAACTCCCGGTCGCCCCGCGCTGGATCCACGCAGACCCCCGCATCGACGCCGTACGCGGCACGGTGGCCGTCCAGCGCGGCCCGCTGGTGTACTGCGCCGAGTCCGTCGACCTCCCGGCGGGGCACGAGGTCGACGCCGTACGGGTGGACACCTCGGTCGAGCCGGCGGACGGGCCGGGTGGTGCCGAGGGCACGGGCGGCACGGTCGTCGTCGCCGGGGAGATCGCCGCACGCGCGGAACGGGACGAGGCGGCCTGGCCGTACGAACCCCTGAAGCGCCCCGCCGAGCCCGCCGAGCCCGCCGAGATCGTCCTCGTGCCCTATCACTCCTGGGCCGAACGGGGGCCCTCCACCATGCGGGTGTGGCTGCCGACGGGGGAGGCGAGGTGA